From the Lolium rigidum isolate FL_2022 chromosome 2, APGP_CSIRO_Lrig_0.1, whole genome shotgun sequence genome, one window contains:
- the LOC124687994 gene encoding protein ECERIFERUM 26-like: protein MAAAAGAKPQVHIESVQTGLPTRVVEPDRTRLINVSAPPLPEAALQRRLRAVLYYRADEAAWEEGIWVKESLGEALCFFPEMAGRLRRHADGSWEVKLNDAGVRFQQATVEASLEEFLADKDLPRKEAALAPWVDVSAEDPDMCSLLFMQLNRFQDGGYAVGVSCTALLADPRSLARFLLEWARIHAEMKEKNKTLLRPMMQYMAYFQRPELCCRRIRSFPIDSAAADGVRARTVLFRTSAAVAGGGGDLRALAAACMARATEELGADMASRFTLVIAPADPARGATTVETSVAADGIKTGHKLEAAEWSELGLEELTLRGAKPVHVSCRIVAGGEEGFVVVMPDGDGFLVTATIPN, encoded by the exons ATGGCGGCGGCAGCAGGAGCGAAGCCGCAGGTGCACATCGAGTCCGTGCAGACGGGCCTGCCGACGCGCGTGGTGGAGCCGGACCGGACGCGCCTCATCAACGtgtcggcgccgccgctgcccgaggCGGCGCTGCAGCGGCGCCTGCGGGCGGTGCTCTACTACCGCGCCGACGAGGCGGCGTGGGAGGAGGGCATCTGGGTGAAGGAGTCGCTGGGCGAGGCGCTGTGCTTCTTCCCGGAGATGGCGGGGCGGCTCCGGCGCCACGCGGACGGGTCGTGGGAGGTGAAGCTGAACGACGCCGGCGTGCGGTTCCAGCAGGCCACGGTGGAGGCGAGCCTGGAGGAGTTCCTGGCGGACAAGGACCTTCCCCggaaggaggcggcgctggcgccgTGGGTCGACGTGAGCGCCGAGGACCCCGACATGTGCTCCCTCCTCTTCATGCAG CTGAACCGGTTCCAGGACGGCGGGTACGCCGTCGGCGTGAGCTGCACGGCGCTGCTGGCCGACCCGCGGTCGCTGGCGAGGTTCCTCCTCGAGTGGGCGCGCATCCACGCCGAGATGAAGGAGAAGAACAAGACCCTGCTCCGCCCCATGATGCAGTACATGGCCTACTTCCAGCGCCCGGAGCTCTGCTGCAGGCGCATCAGGTCCTTCCCcatcgactccgccgccgccgacggcgtCCGCGCACGTACTGTGCTGTTCAggacctccgccgccgtcgccggcggtggcggcgacctcCGCGCGCTCGCGGCCGCCTGCATGGCCCGGGCCACCGAGGAGCTCGGCGCGGACATGGCGTCGCGGTTCACGCTCGTCATCGCCCCCGCGGACCCCGCCCGCGGCGCCACCACCGTAGAGACGTCGGTCGCGGCGGACGGCATCAAGACGGGGCACAAGCTGGAAGCTGCGGAGTGGAGCGAGCTCGGGCTGGAGGAGCTGACGCTCCGGGGCGCCAAGCCCGTGCATGTCTCGTGCAGGATCGTGGCGGGCGGAGAGGaaggcttcgtcgtcgtcatGCCTGATGGCGATGGATTCCTTGTCACCGCAACCATACCCAACTAG